A segment of the Luteolibacter arcticus genome:
ATCGAATTGCTGGCAAAACCACTATCAGAAGAGAAGAGGATCGCGGCCGTACCGGAAGGAGCCCTCGCGAATATCTTCAGCCGGCAGGAGGCGGAGAAAATCCAGTTCATTCGCTGGCAAGGCGCGGACCCGCCGGAAGAATTGCTGACCTGGCTCCGGAAGGTGCTGCCCAATGCCAGGGCCGCGTCGCACATGGAGACGCTTGGGAAGCGGCCTCTTGGGGCGCACTCCTGGTATCGGGACAAGCTCGATGGCCGCTTTGGCTCGCTGTTGGAAGTGAAGATCGAGCCCGCAGGGGGCAGTTGGAAGGTCCACCTTCGAGATTCGGTTGGTCCTTTTCTGGCGGGTGGCGGCTGGGAAGCAGAGGTCTTCCAGCAGAAGGGCTATTGGTTCCGGAAGGACGAAAAGTCGTGGGCTGAATGACCCAACAGGATTCTCCTCCGCGCCCCAGCACGTGGGATCGAGATGGCAATTCTTCTTGCTCTTATCGAAGTTTCAGTAAATACTGAAAGCAACGAAAGGGAGCTGCATGGAACTGCCGACCAGCATCAAGGGAATCGAAGTCTTCTACGACGGGCGCTGCGGGATGTGTTGCAGCTTTCACGAGTGGATTGCCCGCCAACCGCGCGCCTTTCCGATCGGATTCATTCCCTATCAGTCGCCGGATGCGGAGCGGGTGTTTCCGGGAATTGGAACGCTCGATCCGGCCCGGGAGATGGTGGTGAGGACGAGCGAGAACAAGATCTTCCGCGGCGCGGAGGCTTGGGTCTGGTGCCTCTACAGTTGTGCGAATCACCAGCAGACCGCCCGCCGTTTGGCCGGCCCGGGGCTCTTGCCGATCGCCATCCGTGCCTGCCGCGTCCTCGCGGCGAACCGCCATGCGCTGAGCAAGGTCTTCTTCCGCGGCAAGGACCAGCAGGTCCGCAAGGAACTGCACCGCATGGAAGCGGTCCGCTGTGCGGATGCCTTCTGCGCGACGAAGTGAAGCCAAGAAATCCAACGAGCGCATCACCATGAACGTCACTCCCAGCGCATTCCGCCGAACGATCTATCCCACCTTGTGCCTGTCGTTGCCGGGCCTGGTGGCGGTCTGCTCCTTGTTCTTCGGGCTGAGCGGTGCCCTTCAAAGTTCCGCATACTACCAGGTCCAGATCGCGCTGGGTTATGCCGCGATGATCCTCGTCATTGAGTTGGTCGGTGTCCCGCTTCGGACGAGGCTTTGGCATTTTTGGGCGGGCATTCCGTTCTCGGTCTTCCTGTTTACCGTAGGTGTTTTCGCCGGATGCGCGGCCTCGATGCTCGTTTATCCGGACGTCGATTTCGTTCCTCACGTCTTCGCGCCATTCTTCTTGATCAGCGTCTACGGCTTCCTGCCAGCGACGGTCTTCGGAGTGATCGGAACCCTGATCTTAAGAGGGATCACACCGCGCGCACCTCACCTTGAACCATGAATGCGACTACCTTGGAAACCGCCCTGCGGCTCACGGGCCTGATGATGACCGGCTTGGTCGCGGCGAATTTCGTCGCGGCCAGGCGCTGGAGGTATCGTGAGAATCTGGTGAACTGCGAGGTGATGGTCCGGCAGGTCTTCCACGTCCATTGCGGCTACATCATCATGATCATCGGGGCGCTGGCGGTGCTGTGCCTGGGATGGCCCGGCCTGTTGCTTGCGGATGGGATGGGGCGGGTGCTCAGCGGCTTCTTTGGGATCTTCTGGGCGAGTCGCGTGGTGGTTCAGCTCGCCTACTACGACCCCGAAACGCGCAGCCGGGATCGTGGCTGGGATCTCTTCTTCCTCGGTGTGTTCGTGGTCATGAGCACCGTTTTCACCCTTGCCGCGATCTTCGGATGAAAGAGCTGCTACAAATCGGCCTGTGGATAGGCGGCGGGTCGCTGGTCGTGCTGGGCATTGCCAGCCTCTGGATCCCCAAGGCGCTCGGTTGGCGGGAGAAACTCGCTGGCTTGACCCCGCTGATGCGCGAGCTGTGGTGGACCTATTCGATCTATGTCTGGAGCAGCCACGTCTTCTTCTCCGTGCTAACGCTCGGCTTCGGCGACTGGCTGATGAGCCGGACCGGGGCGGCGGCCGCGATGTCCACGTTCATGCTGCTGTGGTGGTCGGTGCGATTGTGGCTCCAGTTCTTCGGGTTCGATCTGAGAGAGATCGAAGGAAGCAAGGCGAACCGGATCGCGAAGCACTTGCTGACCCTCCTGTTCATGGGGCTGGTCGTCCTCTTCGGGTGCCTGGTGGCTTGGAACGCGGGTTGGATCCCGGACGGAAAAATGCCGTGATGTGGGTGATTCCAGCTCTGGTGGCAGTCGGCATCGCCGCGGGCCCCTTGTTCGCGGAGGTCAGACTTGTTTGGGCAAGGCGCCTCGCGGGTTGGCTGTTGCTAGCTGCCCTCCTGATCGGGGCGGATCAGGCCTTGGCCGGTCATGAGTCGCTGCTCCGGATGATCGGCCTTTGCTGCGTGCTCCTCGGCGGCATGAAAGGCCTGGTCTATGCCGAATGGGCTCACGGGCGGCGGCTTTCGATGCCGCGATACGCGGTGTTCGCGTTCCTCTGGTTCGGGATGGACCCGGGAAGCTTTCAAGCACGTCGTGCGGGGTTGGATTGGAGGAGTGACGTCCGTCTGGGACTTCTGTTGATGGTCGTGGGAACGCTCGGCGCGTGGCTGGTGTGGTGGATGGAGTGGCGGCAGATCTTCCTGATGTTCCTGCCGATGAGCCTCGGTTTCCATTTTGGTGCCCTGCGGGTGCTGAAGGGAGCACTGCGGGCGGCGGGATTTCCGGTGCGGACGCTCTTTCCCAATCTGCTGGAAGCCCGCGGGATTGGCGACTTCTGGAGCAAGCGGTGGAACGTGGGCTACTCGCAGATGATGCAGCGGCTCGTGGGGAGACCCGTGCAGAAGGTGTGCGGGGAAAGCGCCGGGGTGATGGCGGTGTTCCTCGGCTCGGGAGTGTTGCACGAACTGGCGATCACTTTGCCCGTAAGATCCGGTTTCGGGCTCCCGACGATTTTTTTCACGCTCCACGGGGTGGCGACCGTGATGGAAAGGAAGCTCGGTCGCCCGCTCGGCAGAATTCCGGCCTTGCTGGCGGTGATTCTGCCGCTGGGAGTGCTTTTTCCTCCGGTTTTCCAGCGCGAAGTGATCGCGAGGTGCCTCGACGTCTTTGAACTCTGGCCAGCTTGGGCGCGGTAAGTGCCCCACGTTTTGGCGGGAATTTTCGCCGCGGGAGGGCCATTTTTGGTCGTTCGAGCGGCTTGGCGCAGCGAATGCGATAGAATTCTTGGCAATCCCAGCCTATTTGTTACGATTGGGGTAAGGAAATCGGAGATACGAGAGGTCTTCGAGTCCCACACCCGCTGCCGGCAGTTCACCCTCCGGCGGATCTCCCCCCACCCTTATCTCTCCATGGTATCGACGCTTGTACCCCCCGTTTCTACGGTTTCTACCCGGAAGCCGTTGTTCTTCTCTACCCTCGAGTCCCATGGGGACCGGGTGGCGATTGTCCTGCCGGATGGTCGTCATCTCTCCTACCGCGAGCTTGCGGAGGGGGCGGATGTCTACGCGCGGCAGTTCTCCCAAAAGCGCCAGCTTTTGGTGATCGAGATGCGCAACGACGTCGACGCGATCGCCGCCTATCTCGGGGCGCTCCGGTCCGGTACCCCCGCGATCCTGATGGCGGAGGGAGGAACTTCTTGGGAGCATCCGATCATCTCGACCTTCCGGCCGGAAAAAGCGGTGCTTTGCACCGAATCGGGCTGGAAAATCGAAACGCGCGACGAACAGGAGGACGATGCTGGCCTTCATTCCGACCTCGCGGTGATGCTTTCCACCTCTGGCACCACCGGCAGTCCGAAGCTGGTAAAGCTGTCCCACTCGAATCTCCACGAGAATGCCCGCTCGATCGCCGAGTATCTGGAGATCACCCCCGAGCGGCGTGCGATCACCAACCTGCCGCTCCACTACTCCTACGGCCTGTCGGTCCTCAATTCGCACCTCGCAGCCGGGGCCTCGATCGTGCTCACCGACTTGTCGGTGGTGGATGAGGATTTCTGGCAGCTCGTCCGTCGCGAGCAGGTGACGGATTTGCCGGGAGTCCCCTATACGTACGAGCTTTTCGAAAAAGTCGGCCTGCGCTCCGATCCACCGGAGAGCCTGCGGGTGATGACCCAGGCTGGCGGGCGCCTGCCCTCGAATCTGGTGCGCGACTACGCCGAATTCGCCCGCAACCAGGGGATCCGCTTTTTCGTGATGTATGGCCAGACCGAGGCGACCGCCCGGATGGCCTACCTGCCGCCGGAGCAGACATTGGAAAACTCCGACTGCATCGGCGTGGCGATTCCGCGCGGGAAATTCGAGATCCGCGACGAGACGGGAGCTGCCATCCGCAAGCCCGGCCAATCCGGCGAACTGGTCTATCAAGGCCCGAACGTGATGATGGGCTATGCGCTCAAGCGCGAGGACCTCGCCGCCCCGGCCAAGCTTTCCGAGCTGCTGACCGGAGATATCGCCCAGTGGTCCGAGGCGGGGTTCGCGAAAATCGTCGGGCGCTCGAGCCGCTTCAGCAAGATCGCGGGCCTGCGGATCGGGCTGGATGACGTCGAGCGGATCCTCCGTGAATCCGGCCGCCGTGCCTATGCCGCGGGAACCGACGAGTTCGTGGCGGTGGCCTTGATCGATCGATCGGATGCCGCGAGTGCCCGCAAACTGCTGGCGGATCGCTGCAAGCTGCCGGCTCACCACCTGATGGTTTTCAATCTGGATGAAGCGCCGACCTTGCCGTCGGGTAAGATCGACTACGTCCGGGTCCGCACCATGGGCGAGGACCTCCATCGCCAGGAGACGACCGAGGTGGCTTCCGGCGACGATCCGGTGCGAGCGCTCTATAGCAAGGCCCTGGGCCAATCGCGGATCGACGATGATGCCAGTTTCTCAGCGCTCGGCGGGGATTCACTCTCCTATATGATCGTGTCGCGGGGCTTGGAAAGGATGCTCGGCAACCTGCCCCAACACTGGGAGCGCCTCACCATCCGGGATCTGGACGCGATCCGGCACGACCGCGCCCTCAATCCGGTGAAACGCAAGGCGACGACCACGCTGTCGATCGATGCCGTGCTGAGACTGATCGCGATCTCGACCATCTTCATCGGCCACGGCGCTCCCGATCACACCGGGTGGCTGCGAGGGGGCACGACCATCCTGTTCTGCCTGGCGGGTTATTCGCTGTGCCGCTTCCAGCGGGAGCAGTTCCTGACCGGAAACGTGCTGCCGGCGATCAAGGGTGCCTTCCGGCGCATCGTCATCCCTTACCTGCTGCTGATGACTGCGCTGATCTTCCTCACGAAGATCACGCCGAATCCCGCGTGGTGGACGCTGACCAGCGTGTTCTTCGTGGATACCCATGACCGGGGCATCCTGTATTCCTTCTGGTTCATCGAGGCGCTGATGCACTGCCTGCTGATCATGTGCGCGCTGTTCCTGATCCCGCCGTTCCGGCGTTGGGCGGAGAAGCGGCCCTTCCACAATGGGCTTGCCTTGGTGGGGTTGGGGGCGGTCGCCTTCGGCGGAGGTCTCTTCATCCCGGATCACGAGAACTTCTCCCACCTGTTCGACGGCTGGTTCTATGTCTACATGCTGGGCTGGACGTTCCCCTTGGCGAGGAAACCCTGGCAACGGCCTCTCTTGGTCGCGATCGGCAGCGTGATCGTGTGCCTGCAGTTCGGGCTGGAGGGTAGCCGTGCCTACTGGTTCATGGGCGCGCTCGTGGTGCTGGCGCTGGTGAAGGAAGTCCGCCTTCCCGCCGCGATTGGTGGTATCGTATCCCAGCTCGCGGCGGCCAGCTACATGAGCTATCTGGCGCATCCGCTGGTGCTTCACGTGACCAAGTTCGTGCTGCCGACCCGCCACGACGTGGCCATCACAATTTTCCTGAGCTATTTTGGCACCTTGGCTGCCGGTTTGGTCGGGGCGGCGATCTGGCAGCAGATTTCCAAGGTGACTTTGGAAATCTTCAATCGGCGCTCGCAGGTTCAGGAACAAGCAACCGTCTGAGAAGTGCCGGGTTTTAAGCGAAGTTCGAGGCCGGTGGCGCTAATCACCGGCCTCGTCCCGTAAAATGCGGCCTTGATCGTCGCAGTTATGCAACTCGTGGAAAACGAGTTGCATTGATGCGTATTTCGAGGCAGCGTCACCGCCGCCCAAGGGCACTACCCCTCATTTTTTAAACCATTTCATGCCATGAAAGAGCCGCGCCGCGCTTCCTCGCCCCGTCCTCCGGGTTCCCCGGCCAAGACGATTGTGGTTCGAGGGAAGGGTTATCATGCAAACGCCTCGATGATGGCGGTGGCGCTTTTCATGGCGGCCGGTCTGGGCGGCATGTGGTGGGTCTTCGACCAGCGCGGCCAGAATGCCCCGCCAAAGACGGCGAAAAAGCCCGCGGCAAAGGTCGTGGCGGACGCTTCTCCGACTCCCGGCGCCGACCAAACGCTTGCGGCAGATACAACCGCCGCGCCGGACAAATCCGCCCCAGCCGTGGCGGCTGCGGATGTGCCTAAGGTCGCTCCCACGCCAGCACCCGCGGAAGAACCGGCGGCTCCCCCGACCGAGGCGGCGCTCTTCGCCACTCGCTTGGCGGGCGAACCGATCATGCCGTTGGTCGGCATCGATGCCACCCGGACTGACGAGGTGGCCCGCGCCAAGTCCTTGCTCGCGGATACGGCGCGGCACGGCGTGTGGAACGACTACAACCAGTTTCTCCAGCGCTCGCTTTCCGAAGCGGTGGGCAAGATCGACACCTCCAAGCTCCGCGACCACTTCGACCCGCTCTGGAAAGAGGAGGTCTTCTATCAGGTGTTCTTGCGCTGGCAGGTGCTGAAGCGTTTTTCCACCTCGGACATCACCGGGCCGACTTACGGCCACGAGCTGTTCTCCTGGCTGATGACGAACGACACGGCGATGGAGGAAGTCCTGCTGACCGTGAAGCCGAAGGATAACACCGCCAAGGTCGTCGAGATCATGGCCGATGCCTGGGGCGCGAACCGCGAGCAGGCGGAGAAATACTTCAACCTCGCGCTCGCTTGCGGCGTCGTCTTCGACACCGGCGAGATCAAGGCCCAGGTGGTCGATGAAGAATACGGCAACGCGGTCGTCGCACCGATTCCTCGCTACACCTGGTACGTCGATAAGAACGAGAAGGGCAAGCTGGCCACTTCCATCAACAAGCTCAGTGCCCGCGATCTGGTCTGGGTGGTCTGCGCGCCTGTCCCGGAAACCGAGCTGGAGTGGGCCGTGGACAAGATGCAACTCAGCCGCAAGAGCTGGGGCAACGCCTACGGCATGATCGAGTACCTGATGGAGCGGGCCGTGAAGGGCCTGAATCCCTATGAGGAGTACACCTTCGCAGAGATCCTCAAGGAAGGCGGCATCTGCGGCGACCAAACGTATTTCTGTGTGAACACCGCCCGTGCGCTCGGCATCCCGGCTATCGGGCTTTCCGGCGAGACCGATCTCGGCGGCCACGCTTGGGCCGCGGTCAAGACGAAGGACGACGAGTGGGATACCCACATCGGGCGCATCGGCGGCGCCGCCAATGGTGCCGGTGGCAACCCGCAGGTCGGCGGTCAGGTCAGCGAGCAGGAAATCTGGCTGTGGAACGACAAGGCCCAGCAAAGCCGCCTCCAGACCGTCAACGTCTTCCGCTACCTGTGGCTCGGCGACCTGATGGAAAATCTCTACCAACCGGAGTCCTCCGAGGCTGCGGTGCGCCTGGCCAATCACGTTGGCAAGGCGTTCTCCGAGACGTGGACCCGCCTGTATGACGTGCTGGTGACGAAGACCAAGGAGGCCAAGGAGCCCGGCGCGCCGGAGATCCTCGAGGCTTGGGATGACTTCGTGGACAGGATGCGCCGCGAATTCCGTGAGAACCCGCGCATGGCCCAGCTCGCGGCGAAGGCGGAGAGCGAATACCTTTTCCCCTACGCCAAGGAGGGCGATGCCCGCAATATGCTGCTGCGCGAACGCCGCCGCATCGAGCGCGAGGCTGGCGAGCAGAAGGACCTCGTGACCGACTCGCTCAAGCGCGAGGCCGACTTGATCCAAAAGAACAACGCCCCCGGTGCGGCGAAGGAGATTTCGAATCTCTACGACAAGTCGCTCCGCCAGTACGGCGGCAGCATCACCGGCTTCAAGCGGATGGCGGAGGACTACTTCTCCTTCTGCAAGGACGACCCGGAAACGGCCCGCAAGGCTGCCCGCGACATCGAACTCGCCTTCATGCGGGTGGTGGAAACCGGTTCAAAGGACTGGTTCCGCGCGAACACGGAGACCTCCATCTACAAGATGATCTGCTCCTACTACCGCACCGCCGGTGACGAAACGAAGGCGGTGAAGCTGGAGAAACGCTACGAGCGCCTGCTGCGCGACGCCGAACGCGGCGCGCTCTAACGGGCGTTTTCCGGTTCCGGGCTTGATCCGTGGCGATCAGGCCCGCGCCGGTGGCCAGTGCGCCGCTTCCCAGATGGCCGCGGCGAGCGCGGTGAAAAGCGCCTCGATCTTCTTCGGGCGGAGCTTTTTGCCGGTCTGCTTTTCCGTGAACATCATCATGTCCGCCGCCGCCTCGCAGAGCGCCGGCTGACGGGTCTCCGCAAAAATCCGGTCGACGTAGGCGCCCAAGCTCTCCTGGTCACCACCGGAGGAAATCCACGCGTCGTAGCGGGCGAGCATTCGCTCCGGGTCCGGATCGTAGCCCGGC
Coding sequences within it:
- a CDS encoding membrane bound O-acyl transferase family-domain-containing protein; translation: MWVIPALVAVGIAAGPLFAEVRLVWARRLAGWLLLAALLIGADQALAGHESLLRMIGLCCVLLGGMKGLVYAEWAHGRRLSMPRYAVFAFLWFGMDPGSFQARRAGLDWRSDVRLGLLLMVVGTLGAWLVWWMEWRQIFLMFLPMSLGFHFGALRVLKGALRAAGFPVRTLFPNLLEARGIGDFWSKRWNVGYSQMMQRLVGRPVQKVCGESAGVMAVFLGSGVLHELAITLPVRSGFGLPTIFFTLHGVATVMERKLGRPLGRIPALLAVILPLGVLFPPVFQREVIARCLDVFELWPAWAR
- a CDS encoding thiol-disulfide oxidoreductase DCC family protein, with product MELPTSIKGIEVFYDGRCGMCCSFHEWIARQPRAFPIGFIPYQSPDAERVFPGIGTLDPAREMVVRTSENKIFRGAEAWVWCLYSCANHQQTARRLAGPGLLPIAIRACRVLAANRHALSKVFFRGKDQQVRKELHRMEAVRCADAFCATK
- a CDS encoding AMP-binding protein, whose translation is MVSTLVPPVSTVSTRKPLFFSTLESHGDRVAIVLPDGRHLSYRELAEGADVYARQFSQKRQLLVIEMRNDVDAIAAYLGALRSGTPAILMAEGGTSWEHPIISTFRPEKAVLCTESGWKIETRDEQEDDAGLHSDLAVMLSTSGTTGSPKLVKLSHSNLHENARSIAEYLEITPERRAITNLPLHYSYGLSVLNSHLAAGASIVLTDLSVVDEDFWQLVRREQVTDLPGVPYTYELFEKVGLRSDPPESLRVMTQAGGRLPSNLVRDYAEFARNQGIRFFVMYGQTEATARMAYLPPEQTLENSDCIGVAIPRGKFEIRDETGAAIRKPGQSGELVYQGPNVMMGYALKREDLAAPAKLSELLTGDIAQWSEAGFAKIVGRSSRFSKIAGLRIGLDDVERILRESGRRAYAAGTDEFVAVALIDRSDAASARKLLADRCKLPAHHLMVFNLDEAPTLPSGKIDYVRVRTMGEDLHRQETTEVASGDDPVRALYSKALGQSRIDDDASFSALGGDSLSYMIVSRGLERMLGNLPQHWERLTIRDLDAIRHDRALNPVKRKATTTLSIDAVLRLIAISTIFIGHGAPDHTGWLRGGTTILFCLAGYSLCRFQREQFLTGNVLPAIKGAFRRIVIPYLLLMTALIFLTKITPNPAWWTLTSVFFVDTHDRGILYSFWFIEALMHCLLIMCALFLIPPFRRWAEKRPFHNGLALVGLGAVAFGGGLFIPDHENFSHLFDGWFYVYMLGWTFPLARKPWQRPLLVAIGSVIVCLQFGLEGSRAYWFMGALVVLALVKEVRLPAAIGGIVSQLAAASYMSYLAHPLVLHVTKFVLPTRHDVAITIFLSYFGTLAAGLVGAAIWQQISKVTLEIFNRRSQVQEQATV